The proteins below come from a single Solea senegalensis isolate Sse05_10M linkage group LG2, IFAPA_SoseM_1, whole genome shotgun sequence genomic window:
- the LOC122783499 gene encoding trace amine-associated receptor 13c-like, with product METLENSELCFPHLLNASCRRPKHSHSEAIMIDMIFILLSFISLLTVFLNLLVIISISHFRQLQTPTNILLLSLAVSDFLVGFLICFHIMFIDGCWLLGDGVCVMYQFLGHIITTSSVGTMALISVDRYVAICDPMFYSTKITMKRVKVCVALMWFCSSSFQGLNLSDNLQHPGRYNACIGECIVVINYIVGLADLILTFIVPITVIIVLYTRVFVVAVSHARAMRSQIAAVTHGSAKRSEIKAAGTLGVVIVVFLLCSSPLYCVALVGEDTVLTASSAAFVISLFYLNSCLNPMIYAFFYPWFRKSVKLIVTLKLLQRDSYEANML from the exons aTGGAGACTTTGGAAAACAGTGAACTCTGTTTCCCACATCTCCTCAACGCCTCATGCAGGAGGCCAAAACATTCTCACTCTGAGGCTATTATGATTGATATGATTTTCATCCTGCTGTCCTTTATTTCTCtactcactgtgtttctcaacctgctggtcatcatctctatctcccaCTTCAG GCAGCTCCAAACTCCCAccaacatcctcctcctctctctggctgtctcaGATTTCCTCGTTGGTTTCCTCATATGCTTTCACATTATGTTCATAGACGGTTGCTGGCTCCTcggagacggtgtgtgtgttatgtatcAGTTTTTGGGACATATCATCACCACCTCTTCAGTAGGAACCATGGCGCTCATATCTGTTGACCGCTATGTGGCTATTTGTGATCCTATGTTTTACTccacaaaaatcacaatgaaaagAGTTAAAGTCTGTGTTGCTTTGATGTGGTTTTGCTCTTCATCCTTCCAAGGTCTAAACCTAAGTGATAATCTGCAACATCCAGGCAGGTATAACGCTTGCATTGGAGAGTGCATTGTTGTCATTAACTACATTGTTGGACTTGCAGATCTTATTTTAACCTTCATTGTTCccattactgttattattgtgttgtatacAAGAGtttttgtggtggctgtgtctcacgCTCGTGCCATGCGGTCCCAGATTGCAGCCGTCACACATGGCTCAGCTAAAAGGTCAGAGATTAAAGCAGCCGGTACTCTTGGAGTTGTTATAGTTGTCTTTCTGTTATGTAGCAGCCCATTGTACTGTGTTGCTCTTGTGGGTGAAGACACTGTGCTCACTGCTTCATCTGCTGCCTTTGTCATAtctttgttttatcttaacTCCTGTTTGAACCCCATGATCTATGCCTTCTTTTACCCCTGGTTTAGAAAATCTGTTAAACTCATTGTTACACTGAAGCTACTGCAGAGAGACTCCTATGAGGCCAACATGCTGTAG
- the LOC122783531 gene encoding trace amine-associated receptor 13c-like: MENSELCFPHLLNASCRRPKHTHFEAIFIYVLASFISLLTVFLNLMVIISISHFRQLQTPTNTLLLSLAVSDFLVGFLMYFHIMFIDGCWLLGDGVCVMYQYLAYIITSSSVGTMVLISVDRYVAICDPMFYSTKITMKRVKVCVALCWFCSSSFQGLNLSDNLKHPGRYNTCIGECIVVINYMFGLADLILIFIGPITIIIVLYTRVFVVAVSHARAMRSQIAAVTHGSAKGSEIKAAGTLGVVIVVFLLCICPYYCVALVGEDPVLTASSVIFGVSLFYLNSCLNPMIYAFFYPWFRKSIKLIVTLKLLQRDSCEANML, from the exons ATGGAGAACAGTGAACTCTGTTTCCCACATCTCCTCAACGCCTCCTGCAGGAGGCCAAAACATACTCATTTTGAGGCTATTTTTATTTACGTCCTGGCATCCTTTATTTCtctgctcactgtgtttctcaacCTGATGgtcatcatctccatctcccacttcag gcaGCTCCAAACTCCCAccaacaccctcctcctctctctggctgtctcaGATTTCCTCGTTGGTTTCCTCATGTACTTTCACATTATGTTCATAGACGGCTGCTGGCTCCTcggagacggtgtgtgtgttatgtatcAGTATTTGGCATATATCATCACTTCCTCTTCAGTAGGAACCATGGTGCTCATATCTGTTGACCGCTATGTGGCTATTTGTGATCCTATGTTTTACTccacaaaaatcacaatgaaaagAGTTAAAGTCTGTGTTGCTTTATGTTGGTTTTGCTCTTCATCCTTCCAAGGTCTAAACCTAAGTGATAACCTGAAACATCCAGGCAGGTATAACACTTGCATTGGAGAGTGCATTGTTGTCATTAATTATATGTTTGGACTTGCAGATCTTATTTTAATCTTCATTGGTcccattactattattattgtgttgtatacAAGAGtctttgtggtggctgtgtctcacgCCCGTGCCATGCGGTCCCAGATTGCAGCCGTCACACATGGCTCTGCTAAAGGGTCAGAGATTAAAGCAGCCGGTACTCTTGGAGTCGTTATAGTTGTCTTTCTGTTATGTATCTGCCCTTATTACTGTGTCGCTCTTGTGGGTGAAGACCCTGTGCTCACTGCTTCATCTGTTATCTTTGGAGTAtctttgttttatcttaacTCCTGTTTGAACCCTATGATCTATGCCTTCTTTTACCCCTGGTTTAGAAAATCTATTAAACTCATTGTTACACTGAAGCTACTGCAGAGAGACTCCTGTGAGGCCAACATGCTGTAG